A genomic stretch from Nocardia wallacei includes:
- a CDS encoding DUF4334 domain-containing protein, whose amino-acid sequence MADVDTPAVRLRELSRGGCTPEQAWELFDSLPTVRVDEVTTGRWRGDELDTGHPWAGALVESGWYGKQFDGPDEVQPLVFATAAGALFPVDPRRVPLGLVGRVPTAGIRAVRRLLPVLRPALRTPTPRARLRDLEFRGKVSAAMIYDHLPIIDIFRLVDDETLLGVMDLRGMTDPYFFVLRRDHS is encoded by the coding sequence ATGGCAGACGTCGACACGCCCGCGGTGCGGTTGCGCGAGCTGAGCCGGGGCGGCTGCACGCCCGAGCAGGCCTGGGAGCTGTTCGACAGTCTGCCCACGGTCCGGGTCGACGAGGTCACGACCGGCCGCTGGCGCGGAGACGAGCTGGACACCGGGCATCCGTGGGCGGGCGCCCTGGTCGAATCCGGCTGGTACGGAAAGCAATTCGACGGTCCCGACGAGGTGCAGCCACTGGTGTTCGCGACCGCGGCCGGGGCGCTGTTCCCGGTCGATCCGCGCCGGGTGCCGCTGGGTCTGGTGGGCCGGGTGCCCACGGCCGGTATCCGGGCGGTGCGCCGCCTGCTACCCGTGCTGCGTCCGGCGCTGCGCACGCCGACGCCGCGCGCCCGGCTGCGCGACCTGGAGTTCCGCGGCAAGGTCAGTGCCGCGATGATCTACGACCATCTGCCGATCATCGACATCTTCCGGCTGGTCGACGACGAGACGCTGCTGGGCGTGATGGACCTGCGCGGCATGACCGACCCGTACTTCTTCGTGCTGCGCCGCGACCACTCCTGA
- a CDS encoding HD domain-containing protein → MNTVGAGILSVMPLHTISDVHGEVGLRRRMELETEKLPEPERVTAALRLASDLHREDRYGREPYVSHLLRVAIRIVSHYEVRDTDVVIAGLLHDAVEDHGPELAGTRTGSVPDAALSAIAESFGARVAALVAAVTNPPFDPAMDRHTQYREHVSSSLARNPWARVVKISDFTDNGVGILYATGPVMHKLATKYRPLTAVYRELVTRPDTPLADHVKDHILDQLDRADERFDAILDRD, encoded by the coding sequence ATGAATACAGTTGGGGCGGGAATCCTCTCGGTGATGCCGCTGCACACGATCTCCGACGTGCACGGGGAGGTCGGGCTGCGCCGGCGCATGGAGCTCGAGACCGAGAAACTGCCCGAGCCCGAACGGGTTACGGCGGCCCTGCGCCTGGCCTCGGATCTGCATCGGGAGGACCGCTACGGCCGCGAGCCCTACGTCAGCCACCTGCTGCGTGTGGCGATCCGGATCGTCAGCCACTACGAGGTCCGCGACACCGACGTGGTGATCGCCGGCCTGCTGCACGACGCGGTGGAGGACCACGGACCCGAATTGGCCGGTACCCGAACCGGTTCGGTGCCCGATGCCGCGCTGTCGGCGATCGCCGAGAGCTTCGGCGCCCGGGTGGCGGCACTGGTCGCCGCCGTCACCAACCCGCCGTTCGATCCGGCGATGGACCGGCACACGCAGTATCGCGAGCACGTATCCAGCAGTCTGGCCCGCAATCCCTGGGCGCGGGTGGTGAAGATTTCCGACTTCACCGACAACGGCGTCGGCATCCTGTACGCCACCGGTCCCGTGATGCACAAACTGGCAACGAAGTACCGCCCGCTCACCGCCGTCTACCGCGAACTGGTGACGCGCCCCGACACCCCCTTGGCCGACCACGTGAAGGACCACATTCTCGACCAATTGGACCGGGCGGACGAAAGATTCGACGCCATCCTCGACCGCGACTGA
- a CDS encoding alpha-ketoglutarate-dependent dioxygenase AlkB translates to MSTPLQGSLLDGFGETELGSLAGLRRTVLGDGAWVDVLPGWLRGADQLFVTLAARVPWRADRRQMYDRVVDVPRLLRFYGESEPLPDPVLDQARDVLSAHYLGELGEPFRTAGLCYYRDGNDSVAWHGDTSGRGATHDTMVAIVSVGAARALHLRPRGGGASVRYQLGHGDLIVMGGSCQRTWEHAVLKTRRPVGPRISVQFRPRGVR, encoded by the coding sequence ATGTCTACACCGCTGCAGGGTTCGCTACTGGACGGATTCGGCGAGACGGAGCTCGGGTCGCTGGCCGGGTTGCGGCGCACGGTGCTGGGCGACGGCGCGTGGGTGGATGTGCTGCCGGGCTGGTTGCGCGGGGCCGACCAGTTGTTCGTGACGCTGGCGGCGCGGGTGCCGTGGCGGGCGGATCGGCGCCAGATGTACGACCGGGTGGTGGACGTCCCGCGGCTGCTGCGCTTCTACGGCGAGTCCGAGCCACTGCCCGACCCGGTCCTGGACCAGGCGCGCGACGTGCTCAGTGCCCATTACCTCGGCGAGCTCGGCGAGCCGTTTCGCACCGCGGGCCTGTGCTACTACCGCGACGGCAACGACAGTGTCGCCTGGCACGGCGACACGTCCGGACGGGGTGCGACACACGACACGATGGTGGCCATCGTGTCGGTCGGCGCGGCGCGAGCGCTGCACCTGCGTCCGCGCGGGGGCGGCGCGAGCGTGCGCTACCAGCTCGGCCACGGCGACCTCATCGTGATGGGCGGTTCCTGCCAGCGCACCTGGGAACATGCCGTGCTCAAGACCCGGCGGCCGGTGGGACCGCGCATCAGCGTCCAGTTCCGGCCGCGCGGCGTGCGATGA
- a CDS encoding glycosyltransferase: MRVLLTTWVSRGDVEPLGGLAVALRELGARARVCAPPDEEFARLLERAGVPLIPLGPTVHSIVANPSPPTAQDAFRLAPALVAARFDTLTAAAEGCDALLATGLMPAGARDVAEKLGIHYVLACFHLLGLPSRHFPPGRRPGTPSPQDETDIRALWKQDAERVNALYGEALNSHRAAIGLPPVANVRDHVLTDRPWLAADPTLCPSQGRTDLDVVQTGAWILPDDRPLPEELTAFLDAGAPPVYVGFGSMAAYAPTDIARVAIEAIRAQGRRVLLACGWAELAPIDDAADCFTVGEVNQQALFGRVAAVVHHGGAGTTTTAARAGAPQVVVPRIADQPSWAARVAELGIGAAHHNSTPTVESLSAALRTALTPDTRQRARTVADAIRPDGATVAATLLLEEAARDRHA, translated from the coding sequence GTGCGTGTGCTGTTGACGACGTGGGTGTCGCGCGGGGATGTCGAGCCGCTGGGGGGGCTCGCGGTGGCGCTGCGGGAACTGGGCGCCCGAGCGCGGGTGTGCGCCCCGCCCGACGAGGAGTTCGCGAGGTTGCTGGAGCGAGCCGGGGTGCCGCTGATACCGCTCGGCCCGACGGTGCACTCGATCGTCGCCAATCCGTCGCCGCCGACGGCGCAGGACGCGTTCCGGCTCGCTCCCGCACTGGTCGCCGCCAGGTTCGACACGCTCACGGCGGCGGCCGAGGGCTGCGACGCACTGCTGGCGACCGGCCTGATGCCGGCGGGCGCTCGGGACGTGGCCGAGAAACTCGGCATCCACTACGTGCTCGCGTGTTTCCACCTCCTCGGCTTGCCGTCGCGGCATTTCCCGCCGGGGCGACGCCCGGGCACGCCGTCCCCGCAGGACGAGACCGACATCCGGGCGCTGTGGAAACAGGACGCCGAACGGGTGAACGCGCTGTACGGCGAGGCGCTCAACAGCCATCGGGCCGCGATCGGCCTGCCGCCGGTGGCCAACGTCCGCGACCACGTCCTCACCGATCGGCCCTGGCTGGCGGCGGACCCGACGCTGTGCCCGTCGCAGGGCCGGACCGATCTCGATGTCGTGCAGACCGGGGCGTGGATCCTGCCCGACGACCGGCCACTTCCCGAGGAGCTCACGGCGTTCCTGGACGCGGGCGCGCCGCCGGTGTACGTGGGGTTCGGCAGCATGGCCGCCTACGCCCCGACGGACATCGCCCGGGTGGCGATCGAGGCGATCCGCGCGCAGGGACGACGCGTCCTGCTCGCCTGCGGCTGGGCCGAGCTGGCGCCGATCGACGATGCCGCCGACTGCTTCACCGTCGGCGAGGTCAACCAGCAGGCACTGTTCGGCAGGGTGGCCGCCGTCGTCCATCACGGCGGCGCGGGCACCACCACGACGGCGGCGCGAGCCGGCGCGCCCCAAGTGGTCGTGCCGCGGATCGCGGACCAGCCGTCCTGGGCCGCCCGCGTCGCGGAGCTGGGAATCGGTGCGGCACACCACAACTCGACACCGACCGTCGAATCCCTGTCCGCCGCGCTCCGCACGGCCCTGACTCCCGACACCCGGCAGCGCGCCCGGACCGTGGCAGACGCGATCCGACCCGACGGCGCGACGGTGGCGGCGACATTGCTCCTCGAGGAAGCCGCCCGCGATCGCCACGCTTGA
- the ligA gene encoding NAD-dependent DNA ligase LigA produces MEAGERIEELADRIVALREAYYQGSPLVADAEYDAIEDELRGLIEANPQLAPDPNPLEQVGAPAVLHAPIRHSRPMLSLEKATKPEQVAAFFDRFPGQSVVVMPKLDGLSLALIYEDGRLVRAVTRGDGTTGDDVTMLVRALVDGVPERIDVPARVEVRGEAVMLRSTFAAYNTAHPDKPLINPRNAAAGTLRAKDPATVAERRLRFFGFDLDTSAGDAAVDLEEGLAALGIAGAQMRHCADAEQAQAAITAIEQGRNALDYDLDGAVLRLADRDAYAAAGTRSNSPRGALAFKFAAEEKTTLLADVVWDVGKTGKIVPVAWLEPVFVGGTTVTRATLANQEVIRARDIKIGDTVLVRRAGDVIPFVAGVLDASRRTGAEREIVPPTACPSCAQPVTEQGNSRELFCTNVSCPAQTVRRLIHWASRAAADIDAIGQVWIERLAEAGLLERPSDFYTLTKERLLEFDRIGEVSAARMIESIEGSRGVGLRRALIGLAIPMASDGTAARLARAGFRSLEEVADAGEERLVAVEDIGPKVAASLVEHLTRLRPELRRLREAGVSLDVREEDLPPVVAAGAPLAGKTVVITGAISDPRSGEKVARPTFQRLCERAGATTASSVSANTDMLITGAGVGDSKLTKAEKLGVEVIDQGEIWKLLIGAKVV; encoded by the coding sequence GTGGAAGCTGGGGAACGCATCGAGGAGCTCGCGGACCGCATCGTGGCGCTGCGCGAGGCTTACTATCAGGGCTCGCCGCTGGTGGCCGACGCCGAGTACGACGCCATCGAGGACGAGCTGCGCGGCTTGATCGAGGCGAATCCGCAGCTGGCGCCGGACCCGAATCCGCTGGAGCAGGTCGGCGCGCCGGCGGTGCTGCACGCCCCGATCCGGCATTCGCGCCCGATGCTGTCGCTGGAGAAGGCGACCAAGCCGGAGCAGGTCGCGGCGTTCTTCGACCGCTTTCCCGGCCAGTCGGTGGTGGTGATGCCGAAACTCGACGGACTGTCGCTGGCCCTGATCTACGAGGACGGGCGGCTGGTACGGGCGGTGACCCGCGGCGACGGCACCACCGGCGACGACGTGACCATGCTGGTCCGCGCGCTGGTCGACGGCGTGCCCGAGCGGATCGATGTCCCGGCGCGGGTGGAGGTGCGGGGCGAGGCGGTGATGCTGCGCTCGACCTTCGCGGCCTACAACACCGCCCATCCGGACAAACCGCTGATCAATCCGCGCAACGCCGCGGCGGGCACGCTGCGGGCGAAGGACCCGGCCACGGTCGCCGAGCGGCGGTTGCGCTTCTTCGGCTTCGACCTCGACACCTCGGCCGGCGACGCCGCGGTCGATCTGGAAGAAGGACTGGCGGCCCTGGGCATCGCCGGGGCGCAGATGCGGCACTGCGCCGACGCCGAACAGGCCCAGGCGGCGATCACCGCGATCGAGCAGGGCCGCAACGCGCTGGACTACGACCTCGACGGCGCGGTGCTGCGGCTGGCCGACCGCGACGCCTACGCCGCGGCGGGCACCCGGTCGAACTCGCCGCGCGGCGCGCTGGCGTTCAAGTTCGCGGCCGAGGAGAAGACCACGCTGCTGGCCGACGTGGTCTGGGATGTCGGCAAGACGGGCAAGATCGTCCCGGTCGCCTGGCTGGAGCCGGTGTTCGTGGGCGGCACGACGGTCACGCGGGCCACGCTCGCCAACCAGGAGGTGATCCGCGCCCGCGACATCAAGATCGGTGACACCGTGCTGGTGCGCCGCGCGGGCGACGTGATTCCGTTCGTGGCCGGGGTGCTCGACGCCTCCCGCCGCACCGGCGCGGAGCGCGAGATCGTGCCGCCCACCGCCTGCCCGTCCTGCGCGCAGCCGGTCACCGAGCAGGGCAACAGCCGAGAGTTGTTCTGTACCAACGTTTCCTGCCCCGCCCAGACGGTGCGGAGATTGATCCACTGGGCATCGCGGGCGGCGGCGGACATCGATGCCATCGGCCAGGTGTGGATCGAACGCCTGGCCGAGGCGGGCCTGCTGGAACGCCCGTCGGACTTCTACACGCTGACCAAGGAGCGCCTGCTCGAGTTCGATCGCATCGGTGAGGTCTCGGCCGCCCGCATGATCGAGTCGATCGAGGGCAGCCGCGGGGTCGGGCTGCGCCGCGCGCTGATCGGCCTGGCCATCCCCATGGCCTCCGACGGCACCGCCGCCCGCCTGGCCCGCGCGGGGTTCCGCTCGCTGGAGGAGGTCGCCGACGCGGGGGAGGAACGGCTGGTGGCCGTGGAGGACATCGGGCCGAAGGTCGCCGCCTCCCTCGTCGAGCACCTCACGCGCCTGCGCCCCGAACTGCGGCGATTGCGCGAGGCGGGAGTCTCGCTGGACGTTCGGGAGGAGGACCTGCCGCCGGTCGTCGCGGCCGGTGCGCCGCTCGCGGGCAAGACGGTGGTGATCACCGGCGCGATCAGCGACCCGCGCTCCGGCGAGAAGGTCGCCCGCCCGACATTCCAGCGCCTGTGCGAGAGAGCGGGCGCGACAACGGCATCCTCGGTCTCCGCGAACACCGACATGCTCATCACCGGCGCCGGAGTCGGCGACAGCAAACTGACCAAGGCGGAGAAGCTCGGCGTCGAGGTCATCGATCAGGGCGAGATCTGGAAACTGCTGATCGGCGCCAAGGTCGTCTAG
- a CDS encoding winged helix-turn-helix transcriptional regulator: MPRRSYDHYCAASRALDVVGDRWSLLVVRELCPGPRRYSDLFADLPGISTDVLAARLKDLERDGILTRQRVGPRATTALYELTPAGAALRPVLEALSDWGAGLLGERRPTDAVRAHWFALPLGRAVAQRITAGTVTVHVGETVFHLVVDDTGVTHHDGPAAAPDLELRLDLAAATAVATGSRSLAEAAPGVSWP, from the coding sequence GTGCCACGTCGAAGCTACGACCACTACTGCGCCGCGAGCCGAGCCCTGGATGTGGTGGGCGATCGCTGGAGCCTGCTGGTGGTCCGGGAACTCTGCCCGGGTCCGCGCCGCTACAGCGACCTGTTCGCCGATCTGCCCGGAATCAGCACCGACGTCCTGGCCGCCCGGCTCAAGGATCTCGAACGCGACGGCATCCTGACCCGCCAGCGCGTCGGGCCGCGCGCGACGACCGCGCTCTACGAACTCACGCCCGCCGGGGCGGCGCTGCGGCCGGTGCTGGAGGCGCTGTCGGACTGGGGCGCGGGGCTGCTCGGTGAACGCCGTCCCACCGATGCCGTGCGCGCGCACTGGTTCGCGCTGCCGCTCGGGCGGGCCGTCGCACAGCGGATCACCGCCGGTACCGTCACCGTGCACGTCGGTGAGACCGTGTTCCATCTCGTGGTGGACGACACCGGGGTCACGCACCACGACGGCCCGGCCGCCGCACCCGATCTGGAGCTGCGGCTGGACCTGGCCGCCGCCACCGCTGTCGCCACGGGGTCGCGGTCGCTCGCCGAGGCGGCGCCGGGCGTCTCGTGGCCGTGA
- a CDS encoding pyridoxal phosphate-dependent aminotransferase: MQVKQSSKLSGVSYEIRGPVAEQAARLEAEGHHVVKLNTGNPLLFGFEAPAEILQDIVRNLPASSGYCTSKGLLSARRAVVQYYQTLGVADVDVEEVFLGNGVSELIMMAMTALLETGDEVLVPAPDFPLWTAATTLNGGRPVHYVCDESSEWYPDIADIEAKITDRTRAIVVINPNNPTGAVYPPEVLRQLLEVARRHHLVVFSDEIYDKILYDDLRHVSTAALAPDLLCLTFSGLSKTYRCAGFRSGWLVVSGPTQHAESYLEGLTMLAGLRLCANVPAQQAIQAALGGHQSIYDLTLPGGRLREQRDRAWEALNAIPGVSCVRPQGALYAFPRIDLDMYPIHDDERFVLDLLLQEKLHIVQGTGFSWGRPDHFRIVTLPHADELEAIIERIGRFLATYRQ; the protein is encoded by the coding sequence ATGCAGGTCAAGCAGTCGAGCAAGCTGTCGGGGGTCTCGTACGAAATCCGCGGACCGGTGGCCGAGCAGGCGGCACGGCTGGAGGCCGAGGGGCATCACGTGGTGAAGCTCAATACCGGCAATCCGCTGCTGTTCGGGTTCGAGGCGCCCGCGGAGATACTGCAGGACATCGTCCGCAACCTGCCGGCCTCCAGCGGCTACTGCACGTCCAAGGGCCTGCTGTCGGCGCGGCGCGCGGTGGTGCAGTACTACCAGACCCTCGGCGTGGCCGATGTCGACGTCGAGGAGGTCTTCCTCGGCAACGGCGTCTCCGAACTGATCATGATGGCCATGACGGCACTGCTCGAGACCGGCGACGAAGTTCTCGTTCCCGCACCGGATTTCCCGCTCTGGACTGCCGCGACCACCCTCAACGGCGGCCGTCCCGTGCACTACGTGTGCGACGAGTCCTCGGAGTGGTACCCGGATATCGCCGACATCGAGGCGAAGATCACCGACCGCACCCGCGCGATCGTCGTCATCAACCCGAACAACCCCACCGGCGCGGTGTACCCGCCCGAGGTGCTGCGGCAGCTCCTCGAGGTCGCCCGCCGCCACCACCTGGTGGTGTTCTCCGACGAGATCTACGACAAGATCCTCTACGACGACCTGCGGCACGTGTCCACCGCCGCGCTCGCCCCCGACCTGCTGTGCCTGACCTTCTCCGGTCTGTCGAAGACCTACCGCTGCGCGGGATTCCGCTCCGGCTGGCTGGTGGTCTCGGGCCCGACACAGCACGCGGAGAGCTACCTGGAGGGCCTGACCATGCTCGCCGGTCTGCGCCTGTGCGCGAATGTCCCTGCGCAGCAGGCGATTCAGGCCGCGCTGGGCGGCCATCAGAGCATCTACGACCTGACCCTGCCCGGCGGGCGGCTGCGCGAGCAGCGCGACCGCGCGTGGGAGGCCCTCAACGCCATTCCCGGCGTGTCGTGTGTGCGGCCCCAGGGCGCGCTCTACGCCTTCCCCCGCATCGACCTCGACATGTACCCGATCCACGACGACGAGCGATTCGTGCTGGACCTGCTGCTGCAGGAGAAGCTGCACATCGTGCAGGGCACCGGTTTCAGCTGGGGGCGCCCGGACCACTTCCGGATCGTCACGCTGCCGCACGCCGACGAACTGGAAGCGATCATCGAGCGCATCGGCCGCTTCCTCGCCACCTACCGCCAGTAA
- a CDS encoding alpha/beta fold hydrolase has product MSNDADFTEPRRLTFRGHGGIRLAGEGWGPDDGPLAVFLHGGGQTRHSWKDSGAALAKVGLRAVLLDARGHGESDWAPDADYSREAMTADLLGILAELGRPAVLVGASMGGLTSLLATARPGSELIAGLVLVDVVPRPEHKGVERVLKFLSGHPEGFATLDEAADAVAEYLPHRTRPRTADGLRRNLRKRADGRWYWHWDPAMMSGRGEDIELHTAVLEEAARQLTMPVLLVRGRLSDVVSEQGVAEFRRLVPHLEYVEIRGAAHTAASDVNDQFTDAVVDFVRAHQPGA; this is encoded by the coding sequence GTGAGCAACGATGCCGACTTCACCGAACCGCGCCGCCTCACCTTCCGCGGCCACGGCGGAATCCGGCTCGCGGGCGAGGGTTGGGGCCCCGACGACGGCCCCCTCGCGGTATTCCTGCACGGCGGCGGACAGACCCGGCATTCCTGGAAGGACTCCGGCGCGGCGCTGGCGAAGGTCGGGCTGCGCGCGGTGCTGCTGGACGCGCGCGGGCACGGCGAGAGCGACTGGGCGCCCGACGCCGACTACTCCCGCGAGGCCATGACGGCCGACCTGCTCGGCATCCTCGCCGAACTCGGCCGGCCCGCGGTCCTGGTGGGCGCGAGCATGGGCGGGCTGACCAGCCTGCTGGCCACCGCCCGGCCCGGCAGCGAACTGATCGCCGGGTTGGTCCTGGTCGATGTGGTGCCGCGCCCGGAACACAAAGGCGTGGAACGGGTCCTGAAGTTCCTGAGCGGACATCCCGAGGGCTTCGCGACCCTGGACGAGGCGGCCGACGCCGTGGCCGAGTACCTGCCGCACCGCACCCGGCCGCGCACCGCCGACGGCCTGCGCCGCAATCTGCGCAAGCGCGCGGACGGCCGCTGGTACTGGCACTGGGATCCGGCGATGATGTCCGGCCGGGGCGAGGACATCGAACTGCACACCGCCGTGCTCGAGGAGGCCGCCCGGCAGCTGACGATGCCCGTGCTGCTGGTGCGCGGACGGCTCTCGGACGTGGTGAGCGAGCAGGGCGTGGCCGAGTTCCGCCGCCTGGTCCCGCACCTCGAGTACGTCGAGATCCGCGGCGCCGCGCACACCGCCGCCAGCGACGTCAACGATCAATTCACCGACGCCGTGGTCGATTTCGTGCGGGCCCACCAACCCGGCGCCTGA
- the pyrR gene encoding bifunctional pyr operon transcriptional regulator/uracil phosphoribosyltransferase PyrR encodes MPVPEDSAARSNAAEYSQRHDPEWVRAGRELLSARDVGRTIARMAHQIIEKTALDSADPDVPRVVLIGIPTRGTTLAARLTDRIEEFSGVRPALGSLDITLYRDDLRNRPHRPLERTSVPEGGIEDTLVVLVDDVLFSGRSVRSALDGLRDLGRPRAVQLAVLIDRGHRELPIRADYVGKNVPTSRSEDISVLLTEHDGHDGVYLHQGVGR; translated from the coding sequence ATGCCTGTGCCCGAAGACAGCGCGGCCAGGTCGAACGCTGCCGAGTATTCGCAGCGGCACGATCCCGAATGGGTTCGCGCCGGCCGCGAGCTGCTGTCGGCGCGGGATGTCGGTCGCACCATCGCGCGCATGGCTCATCAGATCATCGAGAAGACCGCCCTCGATTCCGCGGACCCCGATGTGCCCCGGGTGGTGCTGATCGGAATCCCCACTCGCGGGACCACTCTCGCCGCGCGGCTCACCGACCGGATCGAGGAATTCTCCGGCGTGCGCCCGGCGCTGGGTTCGCTGGACATCACCCTCTACCGCGACGACCTGCGCAATCGGCCGCACCGCCCGCTGGAGCGGACCTCGGTGCCCGAGGGCGGTATCGAGGACACGCTGGTGGTGCTCGTCGACGACGTCCTGTTCTCCGGCCGCAGCGTGCGCTCGGCCCTCGACGGCCTGCGCGATCTCGGCCGCCCGCGCGCGGTGCAGCTGGCCGTGCTGATCGACCGCGGCCACCGCGAACTGCCCATCCGCGCCGACTACGTCGGGAAGAACGTGCCCACCTCCCGCAGTGAGGACATCTCCGTGCTGTTGACCGAACACGACGGCCACGACGGCGTGTACCTGCATCAGGGGGTCGGCCGGTGA
- a CDS encoding aspartate carbamoyltransferase catalytic subunit, with translation MRHLLSVTDLDRAAATELLDDAQRFEQALLGREVRKLPTLRGRTVMTVFFENSTRTRVSFEVAGKWMSADVINVSASSSSVSKGESLRDTALTLHAAGADALIVRHPASGAAHQIARWFGEMNAGAGGFAGPGPAVINAGDGMHEHPTQALLDALTLRQRLGTLEGKRVVIVGDILHSRVARSNAFLLSILGADVVLVAPRTLLPVGVDGWPVRVSHALDAELPGADAVMMLRVQAERMNGGFFPSAREYSIHYGLNERRMALLDDHAVVLHPGPMLRGMEIAASVADSPKAAVLQQVTNGVHMRMAVLFRLLIGAGEAVA, from the coding sequence GTGAGGCATCTGCTGTCGGTCACCGACCTGGACCGGGCCGCGGCCACCGAACTGCTGGACGACGCCCAGCGTTTCGAGCAGGCGCTGCTGGGCCGCGAGGTGCGCAAGCTGCCGACGCTGCGCGGGCGCACCGTGATGACGGTCTTCTTCGAGAACTCCACCCGCACCCGGGTGTCGTTCGAGGTCGCGGGGAAATGGATGAGCGCCGACGTGATCAACGTCAGCGCGTCGAGTTCGTCGGTGTCCAAGGGCGAATCGCTGCGCGACACCGCGCTGACCCTGCACGCCGCGGGCGCCGACGCGCTCATCGTGCGGCACCCGGCCTCCGGCGCGGCCCATCAGATCGCCCGCTGGTTCGGTGAGATGAACGCGGGCGCGGGCGGTTTCGCCGGTCCCGGGCCCGCGGTGATCAACGCCGGGGACGGCATGCACGAACATCCCACCCAGGCATTGCTGGATGCGCTGACCCTGCGGCAGCGGCTCGGTACCCTGGAGGGCAAGCGTGTCGTGATCGTGGGCGACATCCTGCACAGCCGGGTCGCGCGGTCCAACGCGTTCCTGCTGAGCATCCTCGGTGCCGACGTGGTGCTGGTGGCGCCGCGCACGCTGCTGCCCGTCGGCGTGGACGGGTGGCCGGTACGGGTCTCGCATGCGCTGGACGCCGAACTGCCCGGCGCGGACGCCGTGATGATGCTGCGCGTGCAGGCGGAACGGATGAACGGCGGATTCTTCCCCTCGGCACGCGAGTACTCGATCCACTACGGGCTGAACGAGCGGCGGATGGCACTGCTCGACGACCACGCGGTGGTGTTGCATCCGGGACCGATGCTGCGCGGCATGGAAATCGCGGCATCGGTGGCGGACTCACCGAAAGCCGCTGTGCTGCAACAGGTTACAAATGGAGTGCATATGCGGATGGCGGTGCTGTTCCGCCTGCTGATCGGAGCAGGGGAGGCGGTGGCATGA